Proteins encoded within one genomic window of Alteribacter populi:
- a CDS encoding NADP-dependent glyceraldehyde-3-phosphate dehydrogenase has protein sequence MKLRQDNKIYPFLLNNEWKESESGKTIKILSPDDESIVGSVPSMTQEEVDTAARASKQAQLEWADTPIDERVALLHRWADELEKMEDEIGAIIQHEVGKDVSSAKGEVTRTAELIRYTAEQGLRVKGEYMTGDGFPGGGKNKKALVQKVPHGVVLAISPFNYPVNLSAAKIAPALVTGNTVLFKPATQGAISGIKMIEALVKAGLPQGVLNLVTGRGSVIGDFIVTHPSIDMISFTGGTETGKHIAKEASMIPIVLELGGKDPAIVLEDANLDKAANEIVSGAFSYSGQRCTAIKRVLVMEDVADDLVRKLKEKVEGLTVGFAADGANVVPMIDDKSANYVETLIDDAKDKGATVVTTGERKKNLLYPTLLDNVTEKMRVAWEEQFGPVLPVIRINNEFEAIDLERRNKYGLQASIFTNNMEDAFRIADKLETGTVQLNGKTSRGPDHFPFLGVKNSGQGVQGIGRSIDSMLRDKVVVINL, from the coding sequence ATGAAATTACGTCAAGATAATAAGATATATCCGTTTCTTTTAAATAATGAGTGGAAAGAGAGTGAATCTGGAAAAACAATTAAGATACTTTCTCCAGACGATGAGAGCATTGTTGGAAGTGTCCCTTCTATGACGCAAGAAGAAGTAGATACAGCAGCGAGAGCTAGTAAGCAAGCTCAACTTGAATGGGCAGACACACCAATCGATGAGCGAGTGGCGCTACTTCACCGCTGGGCGGATGAATTAGAAAAGATGGAGGATGAGATAGGGGCGATCATCCAACATGAAGTAGGTAAAGATGTTTCTTCTGCTAAAGGAGAAGTAACAAGAACTGCAGAACTTATTCGCTATACTGCCGAACAGGGGTTACGAGTAAAAGGTGAATATATGACCGGAGATGGATTTCCAGGTGGTGGGAAAAATAAAAAAGCTCTTGTTCAAAAAGTACCACATGGTGTTGTACTAGCCATTTCACCGTTTAACTATCCAGTAAACCTTTCAGCTGCTAAAATAGCGCCTGCGCTTGTTACAGGCAATACGGTTTTATTTAAGCCAGCTACGCAAGGGGCAATTAGTGGTATTAAAATGATTGAGGCACTTGTGAAAGCAGGTCTTCCGCAAGGCGTCTTAAATCTTGTTACTGGAAGAGGGTCTGTCATTGGTGACTTTATTGTGACGCACCCATCCATTGACATGATATCATTTACTGGTGGTACTGAAACAGGAAAACATATCGCAAAAGAAGCCTCAATGATTCCGATTGTACTTGAGCTTGGAGGGAAAGACCCCGCGATTGTACTTGAGGATGCAAACTTGGATAAAGCGGCTAACGAAATAGTTAGTGGGGCCTTCAGTTATTCTGGACAGCGTTGTACGGCGATCAAGCGTGTTCTCGTAATGGAGGATGTGGCAGACGATCTTGTTCGTAAACTTAAAGAAAAAGTGGAAGGGTTGACGGTTGGTTTTGCTGCAGATGGTGCTAACGTAGTTCCGATGATTGATGATAAATCCGCAAACTATGTAGAAACATTAATTGATGATGCGAAGGATAAAGGTGCTACTGTTGTGACAACAGGAGAACGTAAAAAGAATTTACTGTACCCAACACTACTTGACAATGTTACGGAAAAAATGCGTGTTGCTTGGGAAGAACAATTTGGACCTGTTTTACCAGTAATCCGTATTAATAATGAATTTGAAGCAATTGACCTAGAACGCCGTAATAAATACGGTCTTCAAGCAAGTATTTTTACGAACAATATGGAAGATGCTTTCCGAATTGCTGATAAGCTTGAAACCGGTACGGTTCAACTGAACGGCAAAACATCTCGAGGCCCTGACCACTTCCCATTCTTGGGAGTGAAGAATTCTGGCCAAGGAGTACAGGGGATTGGTAGAAGTATTGACTCCATGCTTCGAGATAAAGTGGTTGTGATTAATCTTTAA
- a CDS encoding DUF4198 domain-containing protein, whose protein sequence is MVTIPVVCLTLLFLATNVFAHNGWSQTNSPIVEKGQHSYVELLFGNHSDDHTSYRIDRKWDLNDSEVKVTSPSLEEQTITDSFFYLGEEKEVDAERLGVNNYYAGSFQAIEEGIYIISAEGDFTYGDEEEPTLRSAKSFVAVSDCPQIANVRDYKGYDVHVTPERAEIVPFFNPAVMTPDQSVTAQVLLKGEPVADAEVAVIRRSDSSDLRLKTDENGKFTWETGEAEYYLIRVELEGNEDEYEATMTYTVQEG, encoded by the coding sequence ATGGTGACTATTCCTGTCGTTTGTTTAACTTTGTTATTTTTAGCTACAAATGTCTTTGCTCATAATGGATGGTCTCAAACCAATTCTCCCATTGTTGAAAAGGGCCAGCATTCGTATGTGGAATTACTGTTTGGTAATCATTCAGACGATCATACAAGTTACCGTATTGACCGAAAGTGGGACCTAAATGATTCGGAAGTAAAGGTTACATCTCCTTCTCTTGAAGAACAAACCATTACCGACTCTTTCTTTTACTTGGGAGAAGAAAAAGAAGTTGATGCTGAAAGGTTAGGGGTTAACAATTATTATGCAGGGTCGTTTCAAGCGATTGAAGAGGGGATCTACATCATCTCTGCTGAAGGGGACTTCACTTATGGTGATGAAGAAGAACCTACGTTAAGAAGCGCGAAATCATTTGTGGCAGTGAGCGATTGTCCACAGATAGCCAATGTGCGCGATTACAAAGGCTATGATGTACATGTAACGCCTGAACGAGCAGAGATCGTTCCTTTCTTTAACCCTGCAGTAATGACACCAGATCAGTCTGTCACTGCTCAAGTGCTATTGAAAGGTGAGCCTGTAGCAGATGCTGAAGTCGCTGTCATCCGCAGAAGTGATTCCAGTGATCTTCGCTTGAAAACTGACGAAAATGGAAAGTTCACGTGGGAAACGGGCGAAGCTGAGTACTATCTTATTCGTGTGGAACTTGAGGGTAATGAGGATGAATATGAAGCCACAATGACGTACACCGTTCAGGAAGGATAG